Proteins found in one Desulfovibrio legallii genomic segment:
- a CDS encoding phage tail protein translates to MSDWFKDNLLGLLPPLYEHNDEAGDLRTFLSLPAGTLDELKQAIDDFPTIFDVDHCDERFLPLLARLVGLEVDGTCSPDCQRRRVREAVEIYRRKGTIPAIERDFDALGWKGELQETFRSALRLNARSKLSSAKLPGLVFSLGVFRVLCLNQTEGLRDALVFHHPAGTRCFWLQFLLEWIEGGAMLDFGHANAVRRIVLAFLDETFVLGRSSLGSCRHLTNKQRAWELLQLTSTTEMIPEIDRADVKVSRFHGRQNRMRLNHKALNDWRLPYTRVGEDRVSFCTPIYTGRDFEGDVLESGFGLGESHLNRKPLTHGETALRYCFRQKDFFFDTQAEPVERAEAKYDLRLPLESRHRLCFQLGRARLNEGLDLTANQGGISNLLLASTAGCDADVTLAVDRIDRWRRRGPVFRLNANTLNTRYLSNANLTGERASLEVYVDTGSLQRHRVETMKLGASPLNTTGLRLSVDRTRPMRVSRMRLNQAGFRWSRPSYRWLFRQQDLHAPTQAGFEAATNNYRATQWPT, encoded by the coding sequence ATGTCGGATTGGTTCAAGGACAATCTGCTCGGCCTGCTGCCGCCGCTTTACGAGCACAACGACGAGGCCGGTGACCTGCGCACCTTTCTGAGCCTTCCCGCCGGAACGCTCGACGAGCTCAAGCAGGCTATCGACGACTTCCCGACCATCTTCGACGTCGATCATTGCGACGAACGCTTCTTGCCACTGCTGGCGAGACTGGTCGGCCTCGAAGTGGACGGCACCTGTTCGCCGGACTGCCAGCGCCGCCGCGTGCGGGAGGCGGTCGAAATCTATCGCCGCAAGGGCACTATCCCGGCCATCGAACGCGATTTTGACGCGCTCGGTTGGAAGGGGGAACTGCAGGAGACCTTCCGCTCGGCTCTGCGTCTCAATGCCCGCTCAAAACTCAGCAGCGCCAAGCTGCCCGGGCTGGTGTTCAGCCTCGGCGTGTTTCGCGTGCTGTGCCTCAACCAGACCGAGGGGCTGCGCGACGCCCTGGTGTTTCACCACCCGGCGGGCACGCGCTGTTTCTGGCTCCAGTTCCTCCTGGAATGGATCGAAGGCGGCGCGATGCTCGACTTCGGGCATGCCAACGCCGTGCGCCGGATCGTATTGGCATTTCTCGACGAAACCTTCGTCCTTGGCCGATCCTCGCTCGGTTCCTGCCGCCACCTGACCAACAAGCAGAGGGCCTGGGAGCTGTTGCAGCTCACCAGCACCACGGAGATGATCCCGGAGATCGATCGGGCCGACGTGAAGGTCTCCCGTTTTCACGGCCGCCAGAACCGGATGCGCCTGAACCACAAGGCCCTCAACGACTGGCGGCTGCCGTACACCCGCGTGGGCGAGGATCGGGTTTCCTTCTGCACGCCCATCTACACCGGCCGCGATTTCGAAGGCGATGTGCTGGAAAGCGGCTTCGGGCTGGGTGAGAGCCATCTCAACCGCAAGCCGCTGACCCATGGCGAGACCGCGCTGCGCTACTGCTTCCGGCAGAAGGATTTCTTTTTCGACACGCAGGCGGAACCGGTCGAGCGGGCGGAGGCCAAGTACGACCTGCGCCTGCCCTTGGAATCCCGGCACCGCCTCTGCTTTCAGCTTGGCCGCGCCAGGCTCAACGAAGGTCTCGACCTCACCGCCAACCAGGGCGGCATCAGCAATCTGCTGCTCGCCTCCACCGCTGGCTGCGACGCGGACGTCACCCTGGCCGTCGACCGGATCGACCGATGGCGGCGGAGAGGGCCTGTGTTCCGGCTCAACGCGAACACCCTGAACACCCGGTATCTGAGCAATGCGAATCTGACCGGCGAACGGGCTTCGCTTGAAGTCTATGTGGACACGGGCTCTCTCCAGCGCCATCGGGTCGAGACCATGAAGCTGGGCGCAAGCCCGCTCAACACCACCGGCCTGCGTCTCTCCGTGGATCGGACCCGCCCCATGCGCGTCAGCCGCATGCGCCTCAACCAGGCCGGATTCCGCTGGTCGCGGCCTTCCTACCGCTGGCTGTTCCGTCAGCAGGATCTGCACGCGCCTACGCAGGCCGGGTTCGAGGCCGCCACCAACAACTATCGCGCCACCCAGTGGCCCACCTGA